Proteins encoded in a region of the Cinclus cinclus chromosome 19, bCinCin1.1, whole genome shotgun sequence genome:
- the GTF3C5 gene encoding general transcription factor 3C polypeptide 5, whose product MAAARQRGPRGSAVLELPRAPRLVCVEYPGLVRDVGAMLRTLGGEQGVSRIYADPAKRLELYFRPKDPYCHPVCANRFPTSTMLLRVRRRSKKKQQLDTEEQIQPEVQFEMEILGIVTTVYKFQGMSDFQYLAMHSSPDGKQTSMYDKVLMLKPEKEEFFNRDLPLYIPPPIFSRLDTPVDYFYRPDIQHREGYNNPQVSGENLIGLSRARRPHNAIFVNFDDEEIPTKPLDAAVQNWKKVCTNPVDKKVEEELRKLFETRPVWSRNAVKANISVHPDKLKVLLPYLAYYMLTGPWRSLWVRFGYDPRKQPEAKIYQVLDFRIRCGMKYGYAASDMPVKAKRSTYNYSLPITVKKQGSHTVSVHDLKQGLGSAGTSGAKKPPSSRYKLKESVYIFREGALPPYRQMFYQLCDLHVESLQKIIHRNDGTESECTERDGWCLAKTSDDLRDSMSLMIKQIIRSTRPALFSNTTSSEDGKEQLAYESGEDEDDEEEEEEDFKPSDGSENEMETEILDYV is encoded by the exons ATGGCGGCGGCTCGGCAGCGAGGCCCGAGGGGCTCGGCCGTGCTGGAGCTGCCCCGCGCCCCGCGCTTGGTGTGCGTGGAGTACCCGGGGCTCGTCCGAGATGTTGGGGCCATGCTGCGGACGTTGGGAGGAGAGCAGGGGGTTTCGCGG ATCTACGCTGACCCTGCCAAAAGGCTGGAGCTGTATTTCCGCCCCAAGGACCCCTATTGCCACCCCGTGTGTGCCAACCGCTTCCCCACCTCCACCATGCTGCTCAGGGTCAGGAGGAGGAGCAAGAAGAAGCAGCAGTTGGACACCGAGGAACAAATCCAGCCAGAAGTCCAGTTTGAGATGGAGATTCTTGGGATTGTCACCACTGTTTACAAATTTCAAG gaaTGTCTGACTTCCAGTACTTGGCAATGCACTCTAGCCCTGATGGCAAACAAACCTCCATGTATGACAAAGTCCTGATGCTCAAAccagagaaggaagaatttttcAATAGGGACTTACCTCTTTACATCCCACCACCCATTTTCTCACGTCTGGACACTCCTGTAGACTATTTTTATCGCCCAGATATACAGCACAG GGAGGGATACAACAATCCCCAGGTGTCTGGTGAGAACCTGATTGGCCTCAGCAGGGCCCGGCGCCCACACAATGCTATCTTTGTCAACTTTGATGATGAAGAAATCCCAACTAAACCACTGGATGCTGCTGTACAGAACTGGAAGAAAGTGTGCACTAATCCTGTGGATAAAAAGGTGGAGGAAGAGCTGAGAAAG CTCTTTGAAACACGTCCTGTGTGGTCTCGGAATGCAGTGAAAGCCAATATCAGTGTCCATCCAGACAAGCTGAAGGTGCTGCTGCCATATTTGGCCTATTACATG TTAACAGGTCCTTGGAGAAGCTTATGGGTTAGGTTTGGGTATGACCCCAGAAAACAGCCTGAAGCAAAGATTTATCAAGTGCTGGACTTCCGAATTCGCTGTGGAATGAAATATG GTTATGCTGCTAGTGACATGCCTGTGAAAGCAAAACGCAGCACATACAACTACAGCCTGCCCATCACTGTCAAGAAACAAG gaagTCACACAGTCAGTGTCCACGACCTGAAACAGGGGCTGGGTTCAGCTGGCACATCTGGGGCAAAAAAGCCCCCCTCCAGCAGGTATAAGCTGAAG GAATCCGTCTACATTTTCCGAGAAGGAGCCTTACCCCCTTACCGACAGATGTTCTACCAGCTCTGTGACTTACATGTGGAAAG CCTGCAGAAGATCATCCATCGGAACGACGGCACGGAGTCAGAATGCACGGAGCGGGATGGGTGGTGCCTTGCCAAGACAAGTGATGACCTGAGGGATAGCATGTCCCTCATGATAAAGCAGATCATCAGATCCACCAGACCGG CTCTTTTCTCAAATACAACGAGCAGTGAAGATGGCAAAGAACAGCTGGCATATGAGTCTggagaggatgaggatgatgaagaggaggaggaagaagactTCAAGCCTTCTGATGGGAGTGAAAATGAAATGGAGACAGAAATTCTGGACTATGTGTGA
- the LOC134051759 gene encoding bile salt-activated lipase-like: MARWHILALALCSYLGVACAATLGVVLTEGGFVKGENKKLGLFGSYVDIFRGIPFAAPTKRLEDPESHPGWDGTLEAKEFKPRCMQMMLTQTDVRGSEDCLYLNIWIPQGKKQISTKLPVMVYIYGGAFLVGGSQGANFLDNYLYDGEEIAVRGNVIVVTVNYRLGPLGFLSTGDENLPGNYGLKDQHMAIAWVKRNIKAFGGDPDNITIFGESAGATSVSLQTLSPKNKGLFKRAISQSGVGLCSWAVQRDPLLWAKKLGEKLGCSTHNTTILANCLRSSDPKALTLAYHLQLTNLPMPLVHTLALSPVVDGDFLPDVPEKLFANAADIDYVAGVNDMDGHFFAGVDLPAINRPLVKVTADEVYKLVKGLTVDRGEAGASATYNIYTQSWGDKPSQEVMKKTVVELMTDYIFLIPTQKALDLHLQNAKSGKTYSYVFSEPSRMPVYPSWVGADHADDLQYVFGKPFATPLGYKAKHRTVSKAMIAYWTNFATTGDPNKGNSDVPVSWPAYTKNGKYYLDINNKMNKNSVKQDLRSRFVTFWNSVYLQLPQVANISQSELQF; the protein is encoded by the exons ATGGCTCGCTGGCACATCCTGGCCTTGGCCCTGTGCTCCTACCTCGGGGTAGCGTGCGCTGCGACC CTGGGTGTGGTGCTCACCGAGGGAGGATTTGTGAAAGGTGAGAATAAGAAGCTGGGACTGTTTGGGAGCTACGTTGACATCTTCAGAGGGATTCCCTTTGCTGCCCCCACAAAGAGACTGGAAGACCCTGAATCTCATCCTGGCTGGGATG GAACTCTGGAAGCAAAAGAATTCAAACCACGCTGCATGCAGATGATGCTGACACAGACTGATGTCCGTGGGAGTGAGGACTGTCTCTACCTGAACATCTGGATCCCTCAAGGGAAGAAACAGA TCTCTACCAAGCTGCCTGTGATGGTTTATATTTACGGCGGCGCTTTCCTGGTCGGAGGCAGCCAGGGAGCCAATTTCCTGGACAACTACCTGTATGATGGGGAGGAGATCGCCGTGCGGGGCAACGTCATCGTGGTGACCGTCAACTACCGCCTGGGGCCGCTGGGCTTCCTGAGCACCGGGGACGAAAACCTGCCAG GGAACTACGGGCTCAAGGACCAGCACATGGCCATTGCCTGGGTGAAGAGGAACATCAAGGCTTTTGGGGGTGACCCAGACAACATCACCATCTTTGGGGAATCGGCCGGTGCCACCAGTGTCTCCCTGCAG ACGCTGTCCCCAAAGAACAAGGGCCTGTTCAAGAGAGCCATCAGCCAGAGTGGTGTCGGGCTGTGCAGCTGGGCTGTCCAGAGGGACCCGCTCCTCTGGGCCAAAAAG cttggagaaaagttgggctgctccacacacAACACCACCATCTTGGCCAACTGCCTGCGCAGCTCTGACCCCAAAGCCTTGACCCTTGCCTACCACCTGCAGCTCACCAACCTGCCCA TGCCCCTGGTGCACACCCTCGCCCTCTCTCCTGTGGTTGATGGGGATTTCCTCCCAGACGTGCCAGAGAAGCTCTTTGCCAACGCTGCCGACATCGACTACGTGGCCGGGGTCAATGACATGGACGGGCACTTCTTTGCCGGTGTGGATTTACCCGCCATCAACCGCCCGCTGGTGAAAGTCACTGC AGATGAGGTGTACAAATTGGTCAAAGGCCTCACTGTGGAcaggggagaggctggagccagTGCCACCTACAACATCTACACACAGAGCTGGGGTGACAAACCCTCGCAGGAGGTCATGAAGAAGACAGTGGTGGAGCTGATGACTGACTACATCTTCCTGATCCCCACACAGAAGGCACTGGACCTGCACCTGCAGAATGCCAA gagTGGCAAGACCTACAGCTACGTGTTCTCCGAGCCATCCCGCATGCCTGTGTACCCCAGTTGGGTCGGGGCAGACCATGCTGATGACCTGCAGTACGTGTTTGGGAAGCCCTTTGCCACCCCCCTGGGCTACAAGGCCAAGCACAGGACTGTCTCAAAGGCCATGATTGCTTACTGGACCAATTTTGCCACGACTGG TGACCCCAACAAAGGCAATTCAGATGTGCCTGTTTCCTGGCCAGCCTACACCAAGAACGGCAAATACTACCTGGATATCAACAACAAGATGAACAAGAACTCTGTGAAGCAGGACCTGAGATCCCGGTTTGTGACCTTCTGGAACTCGGTCTATCTTCAGCTGCCACAGGTTGCCAACATCTCCCAGTCAGAGTTACAGTTCTga
- the LOC134051734 gene encoding bile salt-activated lipase-like isoform X1, protein MARWHILALALCSYLGVACAATLGVVLTEGGFVKGENKKLGLFGSYVDIFRGIPFAAPTKTLQDPEPHPGWDGTLEAKEFKPRCMQMMLTQTDVRGSEDCLYLNIWIPQGKKQISTKLPVMVYIYGGAFLVGGSQGANFLDNYLYDGEEIAVRGNVIVVTVNYRLGPLGFLSTGDENLPGNYGLKDQHMAIAWVKRNIKAFGGDPDNITIFGESAGATSVSLQTLSPKNKGLFKRAISQSGVGLCSWAVQRDPLLWAKKLGEKLGCSTHNTTILANCLRSSDPKALTLAYHLQLTNLPMPLVHTLALSPVVDGDFLPDVPEKLFANAADIDYVAGVNDMDGHFFAGVDLPAINRPLVKVTADEVYKLVKGLTVDRGEAGASATYNIYTQSWGDKPSQEVMKKTVVELMTDYIFLIPTQKALDLHLQNAKSGKTYSYVFSEPSRMPVYPSWVGADHADDLQYVFGKPFATPLGYKAKHRTVSKAMIAYWTNFATTGDPNKGNSDVPVSWPAYTKNSKYYLDINNKMSKNSVKQDLRSEYVNFWNSVYLQLPQVANISQSELQF, encoded by the exons ATGGCTCGCTGGCACATCCTGGCCTTGGCCCTGTGCTCCTACCTCGGGGTAGCGTGCGCTGCGACC CTGGGTGTGGTGCTCACCGAGGGAGGATTTGTGAAAGGTGAGAATAAGAAGCTGGGACTGTTTGGGAGCTACGTTGACATCTTCAGAGGGATTCCCTTTGCTGCCCCCACAAAGACTCTGCAAGACCCTGAACCTCATCCTGGCTGGGATG GAACTCTGGAAGCAAAAGAATTCAAACCACGCTGCATGCAGATGATGCTGACACAGACTGATGTCCGTGGGAGTGAGGACTGTCTCTACCTGAACATCTGGATCCCTCAAGGGAAGAAACAGA TCTCTACCAAGCTGCCTGTGATGGTTTATATTTACGGCGGCGCTTTCCTGGTCGGAGGCAGCCAGGGAGCCAATTTCCTGGACAACTACCTGTATGATGGGGAGGAGATCGCCGTGCGGGGCAACGTCATCGTGGTGACCGTCAACTACCGCCTGGGGCCGCTGGGCTTCCTGAGCACCGGGGACGAAAACCTGCCAG GGAACTACGGGCTCAAGGACCAGCACATGGCCATTGCCTGGGTGAAGAGGAACATCAAGGCTTTTGGGGGTGACCCAGACAACATCACCATCTTTGGGGAATCGGCCGGTGCCACCAGTGTCTCCCTGCAG ACGCTGTCCCCAAAGAACAAGGGCCTGTTCAAGAGAGCCATCAGCCAGAGTGGTGTCGGGCTGTGCAGCTGGGCTGTCCAGAGGGACCCGCTCCTCTGGGCCAAAAAG cttggagaaaagttgggctgctccacacacAACACCACCATCTTGGCCAACTGCCTGCGCAGCTCTGACCCCAAAGCCTTGACCCTTGCCTACCACCTGCAGCTCACCAACCTGCCCA TGCCCCTGGTGCACACCCTCGCCCTCTCTCCTGTGGTTGATGGGGATTTCCTCCCAGACGTGCCAGAGAAGCTCTTTGCCAACGCTGCCGACATCGACTACGTGGCCGGGGTCAATGACATGGACGGGCACTTCTTTGCCGGTGTGGATTTACCCGCCATCAACCGCCCGCTGGTGAAAGTCACTGC AGATGAGGTGTACAAATTGGTCAAAGGCCTCACTGTGGAcaggggagaggctggagccagTGCCACCTACAACATCTACACACAGAGCTGGGGTGACAAACCCTCGCAGGAGGTCATGAAGAAGACAGTGGTGGAGCTGATGACTGACTACATCTTCCTGATCCCCACACAGAAGGCACTGGACCTGCACCTGCAGAATGCCAA gagTGGCAAGACCTACAGCTACGTGTTCTCCGAGCCATCCCGCATGCCTGTGTACCCCAGCTGGGTCGGGGCAGACCATGCTGATGACCTGCAGTACGTGTTTGGGAAGCCCTTTGCCACCCCCCTGGGCTACAAGGCCAAGCACAGGACTGTCTCAAAGGCCATGATTGCTTACTGGACCAATTTTGCCACGACTGG TGACCCCAACAAAGGCAATTCAGACGTGCCTGTTTCCTGGCCAGCCTACACCAAGAACAGCAAATACTACCTGGATATCAACAACAAGATGAGCAAGAACTCTGTGAAGCAGGACCTGAGGTCTGAGTATGTGAATTTCTGGAACTCGGTCTATCTTCAGCTGCCACAGGTTGCCAACATCTCCCAGTCAGAGTTACAGTTCTGA
- the LOC134051734 gene encoding bile salt-activated lipase-like isoform X2: MQMMLTQTDVRGSEDCLYLNIWIPQGKKQISTKLPVMVYIYGGAFLVGGSQGANFLDNYLYDGEEIAVRGNVIVVTVNYRLGPLGFLSTGDENLPGNYGLKDQHMAIAWVKRNIKAFGGDPDNITIFGESAGATSVSLQTLSPKNKGLFKRAISQSGVGLCSWAVQRDPLLWAKKLGEKLGCSTHNTTILANCLRSSDPKALTLAYHLQLTNLPMPLVHTLALSPVVDGDFLPDVPEKLFANAADIDYVAGVNDMDGHFFAGVDLPAINRPLVKVTADEVYKLVKGLTVDRGEAGASATYNIYTQSWGDKPSQEVMKKTVVELMTDYIFLIPTQKALDLHLQNAKSGKTYSYVFSEPSRMPVYPSWVGADHADDLQYVFGKPFATPLGYKAKHRTVSKAMIAYWTNFATTGDPNKGNSDVPVSWPAYTKNSKYYLDINNKMSKNSVKQDLRSEYVNFWNSVYLQLPQVANISQSELQF; the protein is encoded by the exons ATGCAGATGATGCTGACACAGACTGATGTCCGTGGGAGTGAGGACTGTCTCTACCTGAACATCTGGATCCCTCAAGGGAAGAAACAGA TCTCTACCAAGCTGCCTGTGATGGTTTATATTTACGGCGGCGCTTTCCTGGTCGGAGGCAGCCAGGGAGCCAATTTCCTGGACAACTACCTGTATGATGGGGAGGAGATCGCCGTGCGGGGCAACGTCATCGTGGTGACCGTCAACTACCGCCTGGGGCCGCTGGGCTTCCTGAGCACCGGGGACGAAAACCTGCCAG GGAACTACGGGCTCAAGGACCAGCACATGGCCATTGCCTGGGTGAAGAGGAACATCAAGGCTTTTGGGGGTGACCCAGACAACATCACCATCTTTGGGGAATCGGCCGGTGCCACCAGTGTCTCCCTGCAG ACGCTGTCCCCAAAGAACAAGGGCCTGTTCAAGAGAGCCATCAGCCAGAGTGGTGTCGGGCTGTGCAGCTGGGCTGTCCAGAGGGACCCGCTCCTCTGGGCCAAAAAG cttggagaaaagttgggctgctccacacacAACACCACCATCTTGGCCAACTGCCTGCGCAGCTCTGACCCCAAAGCCTTGACCCTTGCCTACCACCTGCAGCTCACCAACCTGCCCA TGCCCCTGGTGCACACCCTCGCCCTCTCTCCTGTGGTTGATGGGGATTTCCTCCCAGACGTGCCAGAGAAGCTCTTTGCCAACGCTGCCGACATCGACTACGTGGCCGGGGTCAATGACATGGACGGGCACTTCTTTGCCGGTGTGGATTTACCCGCCATCAACCGCCCGCTGGTGAAAGTCACTGC AGATGAGGTGTACAAATTGGTCAAAGGCCTCACTGTGGAcaggggagaggctggagccagTGCCACCTACAACATCTACACACAGAGCTGGGGTGACAAACCCTCGCAGGAGGTCATGAAGAAGACAGTGGTGGAGCTGATGACTGACTACATCTTCCTGATCCCCACACAGAAGGCACTGGACCTGCACCTGCAGAATGCCAA gagTGGCAAGACCTACAGCTACGTGTTCTCCGAGCCATCCCGCATGCCTGTGTACCCCAGCTGGGTCGGGGCAGACCATGCTGATGACCTGCAGTACGTGTTTGGGAAGCCCTTTGCCACCCCCCTGGGCTACAAGGCCAAGCACAGGACTGTCTCAAAGGCCATGATTGCTTACTGGACCAATTTTGCCACGACTGG TGACCCCAACAAAGGCAATTCAGACGTGCCTGTTTCCTGGCCAGCCTACACCAAGAACAGCAAATACTACCTGGATATCAACAACAAGATGAGCAAGAACTCTGTGAAGCAGGACCTGAGGTCTGAGTATGTGAATTTCTGGAACTCGGTCTATCTTCAGCTGCCACAGGTTGCCAACATCTCCCAGTCAGAGTTACAGTTCTGA